In one window of Denticeps clupeoides chromosome 2, fDenClu1.1, whole genome shotgun sequence DNA:
- the chpf2 gene encoding chondroitin sulfate glucuronyltransferase: MRLSSVLALFRPALPLILGLSLGCSLSLLMVSWNQGGTEEPCADEAGDGGLFAGAQVGDSRGKSAEDAGNEDFQPRIVPYHKDPNKVPKKVLRTRYIHTELGIRERLLVGILTSRATLNTLAVAVNRTVAHHFHRTFFFSGLRSTKAPHGMAVVTHGDDRPVWLMYETVRYLHQHHGNEYDWFYLAQDDTYTQAERLTELVEHLSAGKDVYMGRAEEFIGGDERLRYCHGGYGYLLSRSLLARLQPHLDTCRNDILSVRPDEWLGRCIIDYLGLSCVEVHQEMTYHYFELQKNADPDREDSPQFKNAFTVHPVSESSLMYRLHKRFSQIELDWTYAQIQQLQLQINNLSGHTPEGKAGATWPIGVNPPFRPRTRFEVISWEYFTEEHIYSCTDSSPKCELRGADWADMAAILDTAVERLNERYQPLLRFQKRRLLNGYRRFDPARGMEYQLDLALEAFTQKGHSQVIAKRVGLLRPLSTIEIIPMPYVTEATRIQVILPVTVREQDYVSNFLDMYVMNALDTHDNVLLTFLFVYDPFDAQRVSKTDVFASVKAMIAEVEKRYGDVKIPWISVKTEVPSQVKLMDIISKKHPVDTLFFVASVWTEVNVDFLNRCRMNAISNWQVFFPIHFQEFSPALVYRDQQPSAPASSPFSSEGLRDGRFDRHVFDEACFYNADYMAARTKMAADILDNDELLESMDVYEIFVRYSGLHVFRAVEPALVQKYVRRACNPRFSEDIYHRCILSNLEGLGSRAHLAMALFEQEQANST, encoded by the exons ATGCGACTCTCGTCCGTCCTGGCGCTCTTCCGGCCTGCGCTGCCCCTCATCCTCGGCCTCTCCCTGGGCTGCAGCCTCAGCCTGCTGATGGTGTCCTGGAACCAGGGGGGCACGGAGGAGCCCTGCGCCGACGAGGCGGGCGACGGGGGGCTGTTCGCGGGGGCCCAGGTCGGGGATTCCCGGGGGAAGAGCGCGGAGGACGCCGGGAACGAGGACTTCCAGCCGCGGATTGTGCCTTACCACAAGGACCCCAACAAAGTGCCCAAGAAGGTGCTGAG GACGCGTTACATCCATACAGAGCTGGGCATCCGGGAGCGCCTCTTGGTGGGCATCCTGACATCGCGAGCCACCCTGAACACGCTGGCCGTGGCCGTGAACCGCACCGTGGCACATCACTTTCACCGCACCTTCTTCTTCTCCGGGCTGCGCAGCACCAAGGCCCCTCACGGCATGGCTGTTGTCACCCATGGCGACGACCGCCCCGTCTGGCTGATGTACGAGACTGTGCGATATCTGCACCAGCACCATGGGAACGAGTACGACTGGTTCTACTTGGCCCAGGACGACACGTACACGCAGGCGGAGAGATTGACGGAGCTGGTCGAACATTTGAGCGCGGGGAAAGACGTGTACATGGGCCGCGCTGAGGAGTTTATCGGCGGGGACGAGCGGCTGCGGTATTGCCACGGCGGCTACGGGTACTTGCTGTCTCGCAGCCTGCTGGCCCGTCTGCAGCCACACTTGGACACTTGCCGTAATGACATCCTGAGTGTGAGGCCTGATGAGTGGCTCGGCCGCTGCATCATCGACTACCTGGGCCTGAGCTGTGTGGAGGTTCACCAG GAAATGACGTACCACTACTTTGAGCTGCAGAAGAACGCAGACCCTGATCGTGAGGACAGCCCTCAGTTCAAGAACGCCTTTACTGTCCACCCGGTGTCGGAGTCCAGCCTCATGTACCGGCTGCACAAGCGCTTCAGCCAGATCGAGCTGGACTGGACCTACGCACAGATCCAGCAGCTGCAG CTCCAGATAAATAATCTCAGTGGACACACTCCCGAAGGCAAAGCCGGTGCCACGTGGCCCATCGGGGTCAACCCCCCGTTCCGTCCCAGAACCCGCTTTGAGGTCATCAGCTGGGAATACTTCACGGAGGAACACATCTACTCCTGCACTGACAGCTCGCCCAAATGCGAGCTTCGCGGGGCGGACTGGGCAGACATGGCCGCAATCCTGGACACGGCAGTGGAGCGCCTGAACGAGCGATACCAGCCCCTGCTGCGCTTCCAAAAACGGCGCCTGCTCAACGGCTACCGCCGCTTTGACCCGGCGCGAGGGATGGAGTATCAGCTGGACCTGGCCCTGGAGGCGTTCACCCAGAAGGGCCACAGCCAGGTCATCGCGAAGCGCGTGGGGCTCCTGCGGCCGCTGAGCACCATCGAGATCATCCCCATGCCGTATGTCACCGAGGCCACGCGAATTCAGGTCATCCTGCCTGTGACGGTGCGTGAACAGGACTACGTGAGCAATTTCCTGGACATGTACGTGATGAACGCGCTGGACACCCATGATAATGTCCTCCTCACGTTCCTGTTTGTCTATGACCCGTTCGACGCTCAGCGTGTCAGCAAGACTGACGTCTTTGCCAGCGTCAAGGCCATGATTGCTGAGGTGGAGAAACGTTACGGTGACGTGAAGATCCCCTGGATCAGCGTGAAGACGGAGGTGCCATCCCAGGTCAAACTCATGGACATCATCTCCAAGAAGCACCCGGTGGACACACTGTTCTTCGTGGCCAGCGTGTGGACGGAGGTCAACGTTGACTTCCTCAACCGCTGCCGGATGAACGCCATTAGCAACTGGCAGGTGTTCTTTCCCATCCATTTCCAGGAGTTCAGCCCCGCGCTGGTCTACCGCGACCAGCAGCCATCGGCCCCGGCCTCGTCGCCCTTCAGCTCCGAGGGGCTACGAGACGGCCGCTTTGACCGCCACGTCTTCGACGAGGCCTGCTTCTACAACGCAGACTACATGGCCGCTCGCACCAAGATGGCTGCCGACATCCTGGACAACGACGAGCTGCTGGAGAGCATGGACGTCTACGAGATATTCGTGCGCTACTCCGGTCTGCACGTCTTTCGCGCCGTCGAGCCGGCGCTAGTGCAGAAGTACGTACGCCGAGCGTGCAACCCGCGCTTCAGCGAGGACATCTACCATCGCTGCATCCTCAGCAACCTGGAGGGGCTGGGCTCCAGGGCACACCTTGCCATGGCCCTGTTTGAACAGGAGCAGGCCAACAGCACCTGA